Proteins co-encoded in one Fusarium musae strain F31 chromosome 3, whole genome shotgun sequence genomic window:
- the COX16 gene encoding Cytochrome oxidase assembly — translation MPAFQSKKFRSAADMNSIGMRYRTLMNKHPFLMFGLPFIAVIVAGSFVLTPATAVRYERYDRKVRQMTKDEELNVRRSARKVDMKEEYYRLAGKDLDDWEQKRVKRLPGENDGVL, via the exons ATGCCGGCGTTTCAGAGCAAAAAGTTCCGGTCCGCGGCCGACATGAACAGCATCGGCATGCGGTACCGCACCCTCATGAATAAGCATCCCTTCCTCATGTTCGGCCTGCCCTTCATAGCCGTCATCGTTGCTGGTTCCTTCGTCCTCACTCCAGCCACTGCTGTCCGCTACGAACGGTACGACCGCAAGGTCCGCCAGATGACCAAGGACGAGGAACTCAATGTGCGCCGGTCTGCAAGGAAGGTGGACATGAAGGAAGAGTACTAT AGACTTGCTGGCAAGGACCTTGACGATTGGGAACAGAAGCGGGTGAAGAGACTTCCGGGTGAGAATGATGGCGTGTTGTAA